From a single Streptomyces sp. NBC_01264 genomic region:
- a CDS encoding YhgE/Pip domain-containing protein, translating into MRSPKLAALELKRFGRGKLPRAALVALLLLPLLYGALYLWSFWDPYSRLDKVPVALVNSDRGATVDGKQIDAGGEITRKLRDSKTFDWREVSAEEAAEGLENGTYYLSLTMPADFSSKIASSSGEDPATGALQVRTNDANNYIVGSISRTVFSEVRSAASTNASRGFLDKIFVNFSDLHDKTAQAADGADKLTDGAGKAQKGAKDLAEGLDTAKAKNGELTGGLKKLNEAAGQLETGSKGVADGTQRLADKVGGVADKARPFLKDPKSLADSAELVADTAKVVDNHLEAFAKAAPAAATVTRRVSTGAADVYAKTCTTGAKPLPETCPQLKRLKDDAAEAAELAGDVDTLLGNSKGDLATLHKQLADLEREARLLVTKAPGLSADLEAAVTQVNALNDGAHKVSAGMVKLHTGIGSATEGSGALGAGVGKLGAGAHDLDGGLVKLVDGNGDLAGGLHDGAGKIPAYDQQQRDARTEVMADPVRLANQSLHKAPNYGTGFAPYFIPLSLWVGAMVAYMLIAPLNRRALATGASPWRIALAGWLPVAGIGATQVGALMSVLHWGLGLQMARPALTVGFLMLVTGCFAAIVQWLNAKFGAAGRILVLAVLMLQLTSAGGTYPVQTSPGFFNAIHPYLPMSYVVESLRRLITGGDLAPVWQGCLVLTAFTAGALALTALAARGKQVWTMDRLRPELSL; encoded by the coding sequence ATGCGCTCGCCGAAGCTGGCCGCGCTTGAGCTGAAGCGGTTCGGGCGGGGGAAGCTGCCCCGGGCCGCCCTCGTCGCGCTGCTCCTGCTGCCGCTGCTCTACGGAGCCCTGTACCTGTGGTCCTTCTGGGACCCCTACAGCCGCCTCGACAAGGTGCCGGTCGCCCTCGTCAACTCCGACCGCGGCGCCACCGTCGACGGGAAGCAGATCGACGCCGGCGGCGAGATCACCCGCAAGCTGCGCGACAGCAAGACCTTCGACTGGCGCGAGGTGAGCGCCGAGGAGGCGGCCGAGGGGCTGGAGAACGGCACGTACTACCTCTCCCTCACCATGCCCGCCGACTTCAGCTCGAAGATCGCCTCCAGCTCCGGCGAGGACCCCGCCACCGGGGCCCTGCAGGTCCGCACCAACGACGCGAACAACTACATCGTCGGATCGATCTCGCGCACCGTCTTCTCCGAGGTCCGCTCGGCGGCGTCCACCAACGCCTCCCGCGGCTTCCTCGACAAGATCTTCGTCAACTTCTCCGACCTCCACGACAAGACCGCGCAGGCCGCCGACGGAGCCGACAAGCTCACCGACGGCGCCGGCAAGGCGCAGAAGGGCGCCAAGGACCTCGCCGAGGGGCTCGACACGGCGAAGGCGAAGAACGGCGAGCTCACCGGCGGCCTGAAGAAGCTGAACGAGGCCGCCGGACAGCTGGAAACGGGTTCGAAGGGCGTTGCGGACGGCACCCAGCGGCTCGCCGACAAGGTCGGCGGCGTCGCCGACAAGGCCCGCCCCTTCCTCAAGGACCCCAAGAGCCTCGCGGACAGCGCCGAACTCGTCGCCGACACCGCCAAGGTCGTCGACAACCACCTGGAAGCCTTCGCCAAGGCGGCCCCGGCCGCCGCGACCGTGACCCGGCGCGTCTCCACCGGCGCCGCCGACGTCTACGCGAAGACCTGCACCACCGGCGCCAAGCCGCTCCCCGAGACCTGCCCGCAGCTGAAGCGGCTCAAGGACGACGCGGCCGAGGCCGCCGAACTCGCCGGTGACGTGGACACCCTGCTGGGGAACTCGAAGGGGGACCTCGCCACCCTCCACAAGCAGCTCGCCGACCTGGAGCGCGAAGCCCGCCTCCTCGTCACGAAGGCCCCCGGCCTCTCCGCGGACCTGGAAGCCGCGGTCACCCAGGTGAACGCCCTCAACGACGGCGCCCACAAGGTCTCCGCCGGCATGGTCAAGCTGCACACCGGCATCGGCTCCGCCACCGAGGGCTCCGGCGCACTCGGCGCGGGCGTCGGCAAGCTCGGTGCCGGCGCGCACGACCTCGACGGCGGCCTGGTCAAGCTCGTCGACGGCAACGGCGACCTCGCCGGCGGACTGCACGACGGAGCGGGCAAGATCCCGGCCTACGACCAGCAGCAGCGCGACGCCCGCACCGAGGTCATGGCGGACCCGGTACGCCTCGCCAACCAGTCCCTGCACAAGGCGCCCAACTACGGCACCGGCTTCGCCCCGTACTTCATCCCGCTCTCCCTCTGGGTCGGCGCGATGGTCGCCTACATGCTGATCGCACCGCTGAACCGGCGCGCGCTCGCCACCGGAGCCTCGCCCTGGCGGATCGCCCTCGCGGGCTGGCTGCCGGTGGCCGGGATCGGCGCCACACAGGTGGGCGCACTGATGTCCGTACTCCACTGGGGACTCGGCCTGCAGATGGCCCGGCCCGCGCTCACCGTCGGCTTCCTGATGCTGGTCACCGGCTGCTTCGCCGCGATCGTCCAGTGGCTCAACGCCAAGTTCGGCGCGGCCGGCCGGATCCTGGTCCTGGCCGTCCTGATGCTCCAGCTCACGTCGGCGGGCGGCACCTACCCCGTCCAGACCAGCCCCGGCTTCTTCAACGCCATCCACCCCTACCTGCCGATGTCCTACGTGGTCGAGAGCCTGCGCCGGCTCATCACCGGCGGCGACCTCGCCCCGGTCTGGCAGGGCTGCCTGGTCCTGACCGCCTTCACGGCGGGCGCCCTCGCCCTCACCGCCCTCGCCGCCCGCGGCAAGCAGGTGTGGACGATGGACCGGCTGCGCCCGGAACTGAGCCTGTAG
- a CDS encoding ATP-binding cassette domain-containing protein → MDSPHGAAVKAEDFGVKGPRGWVFRGIGIDAAPGSLIAVEGPSGSGRTCLLLALTGRMKPTEGHAEIGRHRLPKKMAAVRRIAALGPVPGVNDLDQALTVAEQLREGALLQRRYDGPVRALLRPRAERRTSTAARIDDALAAAGLDLETLPKGPRTSVRDLERLESVRLSVAIALLGSPRLLALDDLDLKLSDAERAEAWDLLRSLAARGTTVLAVCSEAPSDATLVRTGPEPATTTDPAGAPETGPSPEPAADPADAPVTASAAESAAVPRPMDSKVTWGVQTTAPHDSDGSDDSDGSDATTDSDGPGIPAVAQDPHDTKGDDDALAEAGRA, encoded by the coding sequence GTGGACAGCCCGCACGGCGCGGCCGTCAAAGCCGAGGACTTCGGAGTCAAGGGCCCGCGCGGCTGGGTGTTCCGGGGGATCGGGATCGACGCGGCGCCCGGCTCGCTCATCGCGGTCGAAGGCCCCTCCGGGAGCGGGCGGACCTGCCTGCTCCTCGCCCTCACCGGCCGGATGAAGCCCACCGAGGGCCACGCCGAGATCGGCCGCCACCGGCTGCCGAAGAAGATGGCCGCGGTCCGCCGCATCGCCGCCCTCGGCCCGGTGCCCGGGGTCAACGACCTCGACCAGGCCCTCACCGTCGCCGAGCAACTGCGCGAGGGCGCCCTGCTCCAGCGCCGCTACGACGGCCCCGTCCGCGCCCTGCTGCGCCCGCGCGCCGAACGCCGCACCTCCACGGCGGCCCGGATCGACGACGCGCTGGCCGCCGCCGGGCTCGACCTCGAGACCCTGCCGAAGGGGCCGCGCACCTCCGTACGGGACCTGGAACGGCTGGAATCCGTACGGCTGTCGGTGGCCATCGCGCTGCTCGGCTCGCCCCGCCTGCTCGCCCTGGACGACCTGGACCTCAAGCTCTCGGACGCCGAACGCGCTGAGGCCTGGGACCTGCTGCGCTCCCTCGCCGCCCGCGGGACCACCGTCCTCGCGGTGTGCAGCGAGGCCCCCTCCGACGCCACGCTCGTGCGCACGGGCCCGGAACCGGCCACCACCACCGACCCGGCAGGGGCGCCCGAGACGGGCCCGTCCCCGGAACCGGCCGCGGACCCCGCAGACGCCCCGGTTACCGCCTCGGCAGCGGAATCCGCCGCGGTGCCCCGGCCCATGGACTCCAAGGTCACCTGGGGCGTGCAGACCACTGCCCCGCACGACTCGGACGGCTCCGACGACTCGGACGGCTCCGACGCGACCACCGACTCCGACGGCCCCGGCATCCCTGCCGTCGCCCAAGACCCGCACGACACGAAGGGGGACGACGATGCGCTCGCCGAAGCTGGCCGCGCTTGA
- a CDS encoding SAV_6107 family HEPN domain-containing protein, translating to MATPSPSPVHPVPRKSAAPPAALDLLTKAHEGLAEAAVLTRPNERYATAHLAALRTAAAVLAARGRPEPVHPRRRPRIRSAWEVLPEIAPELTEWSALFASGAARRARAEAGIAGAATGRDADDLVRAAAMFLRLVERMLSLRPLTPPGQAQGLPLPRTERPDVG from the coding sequence ATGGCCACACCGTCCCCGTCCCCTGTCCACCCCGTCCCCCGGAAGTCGGCGGCACCGCCCGCCGCCCTCGATCTGCTCACCAAGGCCCACGAGGGCCTGGCCGAAGCCGCCGTGCTGACCCGGCCCAACGAGCGGTACGCCACTGCCCATCTCGCCGCGCTGCGCACCGCCGCGGCCGTGCTCGCCGCGCGCGGGCGGCCCGAGCCGGTGCACCCCCGGCGCCGGCCGCGGATCCGCAGCGCGTGGGAGGTGCTCCCGGAGATAGCGCCCGAACTGACCGAGTGGAGCGCGCTCTTCGCCTCCGGAGCGGCCCGCCGGGCGCGGGCGGAAGCGGGCATAGCGGGAGCGGCCACCGGCCGGGACGCGGACGATCTGGTGCGTGCCGCCGCGATGTTCCTGCGGCTGGTGGAGCGGATGCTCTCGCTCCGCCCCCTGACGCCCCCGGGCCAGGCTCAGGGTCTGCCGCTCCCGCGTACGGAGCGTCCTGACGTGGGATGA
- a CDS encoding class I SAM-dependent methyltransferase: MSDTSRPRASLRTAVVWEVLKEALDRRVKASGRDVLDVLDTGGGTGKFAVPVARLGHRVTVVDPSPNALFGLERRVAEAGVADLVRGVQGDAQGLLDVVERDSYDVVICHGVLEYVDDPAEGVANTVAALRPGGILSLLGAGLGGAVLARALAGHFTEARTALTDPAGRWGAGDPVPRRFTAEQLSALVSEAGLSVGAVHGVRIFADLVPGVLVDTEPGAVEALLRLEEAAAELPAFHAVATQLHVLGEKPA; this comes from the coding sequence GTGTCGGACACTTCCCGCCCCCGCGCCTCCCTCCGCACCGCCGTGGTGTGGGAGGTTCTCAAGGAGGCGCTCGACCGCCGGGTGAAGGCGTCCGGGCGGGACGTGCTGGACGTGCTCGACACGGGTGGCGGCACCGGCAAGTTCGCCGTGCCGGTGGCCCGCCTCGGCCACCGGGTCACCGTGGTCGACCCGAGCCCCAACGCGCTGTTCGGTCTGGAGCGGCGGGTCGCCGAGGCCGGTGTGGCCGATCTGGTCCGCGGGGTGCAGGGCGACGCCCAGGGTCTGCTCGATGTCGTCGAGCGCGATTCCTACGACGTGGTGATCTGCCACGGCGTGCTGGAGTACGTGGACGACCCGGCCGAGGGCGTCGCCAACACCGTGGCCGCCCTGCGCCCCGGCGGCATCCTCAGCCTGCTCGGCGCCGGACTCGGCGGGGCCGTCCTGGCCCGCGCCCTGGCCGGGCACTTCACGGAGGCCCGTACGGCCCTGACCGACCCGGCCGGCCGCTGGGGCGCGGGCGACCCGGTCCCGCGCCGCTTCACCGCCGAGCAGCTCTCCGCCCTGGTCTCCGAGGCGGGTCTGTCCGTGGGCGCGGTGCATGGGGTCCGGATCTTCGCCGACCTCGTCCCGGGCGTCCTGGTCGACACCGAGCCGGGCGCCGTCGAGGCCCTGCTGCGGCTGGAAGAGGCCGCGGCAGAGCTGCCGGCCTTCCACGCGGTCGCCACGCAACTGCACGTCCTCGGCGAGAAGCCCGCCTGA